The sequence TCGGCGCCGGCAGTACGATCGGACCCTGCCTGACCTGGGGCTACATCTGCGGCCGCGATCTGGCGCGGGGACGCGCTGCGCCGAAAGGCGCGGCCGCCTCGACCGCGTAGACTGACGTACGCACCTTGGGCGGAAGGGGATGAAGATCCATGCTCATCGTCGACAGCCACCTGGACCTGGCGCTTAACGCGCTCCAGGGCAATCGCGACCTGCTGGAGTCGGCGTACACGGTCCGCGTGCTGGAGCGGTCGATGCGGGGCCCGGGACGCGCGCAGGGCACGGTCGGGTTCCCGGAGATGCGCCGCGGCAGGGTCGCGCTGTGCATTACCACCGTACTCGCGCGCTCCACCGGCCGCCCGGAGCCGCATATCGACTACCCGACGCCCGCGCAGGCGCACGGAATCGCGAAGGGCCACCTCGCCTACTACCACGCCCTGGAGCGCCAGGGACACCTCCGCATCGTGCGCGACGCGGCGCAGCTCGACGCGCACATGGCCGAATGGCGCGACTGGGACACCCGGCGTCCCGGCGACGAAGACGGCGCGACTCCGCCGCTCGGCGCGGTCATCACGATGGAGAGTGCGGACCCGGTCCTCGAGCCGGCGACGCTCGGCGAGTGGTGGAACGGCGGCCTCCGCCTTCTCGGCCCGGCGCACTTCGGCCCGGGCAGGTACGCGGGCGGCACGGGCTGCGAAGACGGATTGACCGATCTCGGCCCCGCGCTGCTGGCCGAGATGGCGCGCCTCGGGATCGCGCTCGACGTCTCGCACTTCTCGGACCGCGCGTTCTGGGAGGCGCTTTCGAAGTATGACGGCCCGGTGCACGCAAGCCACAACAACTGCCGGGCGCTCAACCCCCACCAGCGGCAGCTCACCGATGAGCAGATCCGCGCCGTCGTCGAGCGCGGCGGGGTCATCGGCATCGTCCCCGGCTGCTGGCAGCTCAAGCCCGGTTGGCGGAACGGCGACAGCAACGAGGGCGTGAGCCTCGCGGACGTCGTGCCGCACATCGACCGCATCTGCGAGATCGCGGGGAACGCGCGCCACGCCGGTATCGGCAGCGACCTGGACGGTGGGGTGGGCCGCGAAGGGTTCGCGCACGACCTGGACACCATCGCGGATCTGCAGAAAATCGCGGGCCTGCTCGCCGGCCGTGGGTACAGCGCCGATGACGTCGCGGCGATCATGCACGGCAACTGGTGCGGATTCCTCCGGCGCGCGTGGACCCCGTCTTCGCGGGGCGGTGCTGCCGGCGCGGCGGAACGCCGCTAGCCCGGACGGAAGCAGAGATGCCCACGGTTGTGTACGTCGCCAATGCCGACAGCCGCGAAATCTTTGTCGCGCACCTCGACAACGCGACCGGCGCGGTGGACGTGATTCAGCGGGCGCCGGTCCCGGGCGTGGTCATGCCGCTCGCGATCAGTCCGGACCGGCGGTTCCTCTACGCCTGCCTCCGTTCGGAACCGTTCTCGGCCGCGACCCTCAGGATCGATCCGGCGACCGGCGCGCTGAGTCTGCTCGCGACCGCACCGCTGCCGGACAACATGGCGTATCTGGCCGTCGACCGGACGGGGCGGTTCCTCTTCGGCGCGTCGTACTCGGGCGATAAAATCTCGGTCAACCCCATCGGCCGCGACGGGTTGGTGGGGGCCGCGCCGCTGCAGATCCTCGCGACGGACCGGCACCCCCACTCGATCATGACCGACCCGTCGAACAGCCACCTCTTCGTCCCGTGCCTCGGCGGTGACGTGATTTTGCAGTACACGTTCGACTCCACGACGGGACGCCTCACGCCCAGCGCACCGCGCGCCGCGGAGGCAGCACCGAAGGCCGGACCGCGCCATCTTGTGTTCCATCCGAATCGCCGGTTCGCGTACTGCACGAACGAGCTCGACGCGACGGTGGCAGCCTACCGCCTCGATGAAGCGGCGGGGACGCTCGGGCCGATCGGCGCATGGAGCCTGCTGCCGTCCGGCCATCGGGGCGGCGCGCCCTTCGCGGCCGCGGATATTCACATAACGCCGGACGGCCGCCGTCTCTATGCCTCCGAGCGGGCGTCGAACACCCTCTCTGGTTTCAGGATCGCCGCCGAAACCGGCGCGCTCGCGCCGGCGGGCAACGTTCCGACCGAGGACAAGCCGCGGGGCTTCAACGTCGATCCGCGGGGACGGTATCTCCTCGCGGTGGGGCAGGCATCGAACCAGATGACGTGCTACGCGATCGATCCGGACACCGGCGCCCTTGCGCCACGGCACCGCTACCCGATGGGCGAGAATCCCAACTGGGTTGAGATCCTCGATCTCCCCTAACGCTATCGCGCGTGGTATAGAGCGAGGGTGCGGCAGGGTCGCCGCACCCTCGCGATGGCGTAATTTAGACTCTACCGCGTCGCCGCGCGGCGCTACGGTCCGTAGTAGTAGTAATACGGACGCGAATAGTAAATGGTGTTGTCGGGCGGGTAGTAGTAGTTGTTGTAGGGATAGCCGTAGTACACCGGCGCCGCCGGAGCCGGACTATACACCGTCGCCGGCGGGTTCGTGCACGACATATACGACAACACCCCGAGCGAGACCGTCGAGCAGGACGTCTGGTACACCGGGGCCGGCGGATACGTGTAGTAATAGACAACCTGGGCCTGAGCGGGAAGCCCGCTCATTGCGATGAAAGCCGCCGCGATGAGCGCCAATGCCGCGCCGCGTACAATCACGTGCTTGGGATATCGAGTGCCAGCCACCATGATGGAGTCACCTCCTCTAGTGGTTTTTGGTGGCCTTCAACGATATTTTTTACCCCGGCGAAACTCGAGGGTATCTCGCGCACATTCATAGCGCATTCATAATTGAGGGCGCGGCGGTGTCGATTCCCCGCGCCGCCGAACGACTATTCGTCGACACAAATCGTGTGGAGGGAGTTGAGATGCAGAAGATCACGCCGTTCCTGTGGTTCGACGATCAGGCCGAAGAGGCCGCGCGCTTTTATACGTCCGTCTTCAAGAACTCGAAACTGGGAAACGTCAGCCGCTACGGAGACGCGGGGCCCGGACCGAAGGGACGGGTGATGGTGGCGCAATTTCAGCTCGAGGGACAGGACTTCTTGGCGCTGAACGGCGGTCCGCAGTTCAAATTCACGGAAGCCGTCTCGTTCGTCGTGAACTGTGAGACCCAGGACGAAGTCGATTACTTTTGGGAGAAGCTGTCCGAGGGCGGCCGCACCAGCCAGTGCGGGTGGCTGAAAGACAAGTTCGGACTGTCCTGGCAGATCGTGCCCACGGCAATAGGCAGCCTGCTCGGAGGCAAGGATCCGGCGAAGTCGCAGCGGGCCATGCAGGCCATGCTGCAGATGAGCAAAATCGATATCGCGGCCCTGCAGCGGGCATACGATCAGGGCTAGACTTCGCGTCCGCCCAGGGGCGTCGCTCGCCGGGAGTGAATCCCTCATCGACCGCGTCGGGCTCGGGAGGACAGACGACATGACCCTGCGGGGAGCGCACCTCGCGCTCCGTTGCCTCAAACTCGAAGGCGTCCGGCGGCTGTTCACGATCGTCGGCGATACCATTCTGCCGCTCTGCGACGCCGCGGTGGACGAAGGGTTGGAGCTCGTGGACACGCGCCATGAGGCGGCGGCGCTGCATATGGCGGACGCGTGGACGAGGGTGACCGGCGAGCCGGCAGTGGCGCTCGTGACCGGCGGCCCCGGCTTCGCCAACGCGATCTCGGCGCTGCCCCCGATCCATGCCAGCGAGAGTCCGGTCATTCTCCTGGCCGGGTGCGGGGAACTCGCCGAGCGCGGGATGTACGGGTTCCAGGAGATCGATCAGGTCGGGCTCGCCGCGCCCGCGACCAAGGGCTCCTGGATGGTGCTGGACCGGCGCCGCATCCCCGACATGGTCGCGACCGCGTTCCGCACCGCGCTCGAGGGGCACCGGGGGCCGGTGCATCTCACGATCCCGATCGACATCCAGGAAGAGCCGATCACCGACGCGGACCTGCCGAAATACTCGCCACGGGAATACCGTCACGCCGGCCGCGCCCAGGGCGACCCGGCCCTCGTTGGGGACGCGGTCGCGATCCTGCGCGGCGCGGAGCGGCCGGTCGTCATCGCCGCGAACGCCGCGCGGCCGTCCGTCTCGCGGCGGAGCCTTACCGAGTTCATCGAAGAGACGGGCCTGCCGTGCTTCACCGTCGACCAGGCGCGCGGCCTCCTCTCGGACGATCACCCGCTGTGCTTCGGCTACGCGGATCCGGCCCTCAACGAGGCCGCGAGGCATTTCCGCGAAGCGGACGCCGTTCTGCTGCTGGGCAAGCGCCTCGACCACCGGTACCGCTACGGGATGCCCCCGTTCTTTCATCCGGCCGCCAAGCTGATTCAGGCCGATCCCTCGCCCGCGGAGATCGGGCGGAACCGCGGCGTGCACGTGGGGATCGCCGGCGATCTCGGCGCGATCGTGGAGCAGATGACCGCCGCCGCGGCCGGAGGACGGTGGAACAGCGCCGCGGCTTGGCGGCAGCAGCTCGCGAAGACGCGGGACGCCCAGCGCCGCCGCTTCGAAGCGCTCGGCACGGACGAGGCGCCGCTTCACGCGATGAGGGTGCTGCGCGACGTCGACGCGGTCACGAACGACAACACCGTGCTCGTCGTCGACGGCGGTGACTTCGCGGGGTGGGGCCGCAGCTACCTCAAAGCCCGGAACCCCGGCGGGTGGCTGCGGCTCGGGCCGCTCGGACAATTGGGCTGCGGCATCCCCTACGCGATCGCGGCGAAGCTCGCGCGGCCGGAGGCGGACGTCCTGCTCCTCATTGGCGACGGATCGTTCGGATTCTACGGCATCGAGTACGACACGGCGGTCCGGCACGGGGCGGCCTTCACCGCGGTGATGGGCCACGACGCCCTGTGGGGGATCGACCGTAACTTTCAGCTGGCGTATTACGGCCGGGCGGTCGGGACGGAGCTGCGGCCGGCGCGCTACGACAAGATGGTGGATGCGTTAGGCGGGTATGGCGAGCACGTTGAGGAAGCGGCCGGCGTCGCGCCGGCGATCCGGCGGGCCCGCGAGTCGGGAAAGGCCTCGCTCGTGAGCGTGGCCATCCGCAACACGCCGTGCCCGCTCGCCGACGCGATGATGGCCCGGAAAGGCGCTAGGCCTTCGGCGCGATAAACTCGAACGACCGCCGCTGCTCCCGCTTGGAAAGCTTCCGGGTGTCCGGCATGGACGGGTCCCACGGAAACGGGCCCGCGGGCACGCGCTTGCGGGTCGCCCAGACCAATTCCATCTTGGTCGGCTTCGCGGTGCGGGCGCTGCCGGTTTGTCGCTGATCTCGTCTCATCTCATCATCCCTTTCCGCTGTTCGGAGGGTGGCTTCTCAGTGTAGCACAGGGTTCAGAACGCTGCGGCCGAAAGGGAGAAACGAGATGCCCGACCCCGTTCCCCCCGTTCCGACCGCGGCGGCCGCCGGCACGACCGTCCTCGGCGGCGATCTGCGCGTCGCGCGGCTCGGTTTCGGCGCGCTTCGCATCCTCGGACGCGGAGGTCTGGGACCGCCGCGTGACCGCGCCCGCGCCCTCGGCGTCCTACGGCGGGCGGTCGATCTCGGGATTACGCTCATCGACACCGCGGATTCGTACGGCCCGGGCGTCTCCGAAGAATTGATCGCCGAGGCGCTGCACCCGTATCCGGCGGGGCTCGTCATCGCGACGAAAGCGGGGTTCATCCGTCCGGGAGGGGCGTGGGTGGCGAGGGGCCGGCCCGCGCACCTGCGCGAGGCGCTGGAGGGCAGCCTCCGCCGCCTGCGGCTCGAGCGCATCGACCTCTATCAACTGCACACGGTGGACCCCAAGGTGCCGATCGAAGAGTCGGTCGGGACGCTCGCGGAGATGCAGGCGCAGGGCAAGATCCGGCACATCGGGGTCTCCAACGTCTCGGTCGAGGAACTGCGCCGGGCGCAGGCCGTCGCCCGCATCGTCTCCGTGCAGAACGAGTACAGCCTCGCCGAACGGGAATCCGACGACGTCGTCGACGTGTGCGCGCGCGAGGGGCTGGCCTTTCTGCCCTGGGCCCCACTGGCCGCCGCGCGGCGCGGTGGCAAGACGCTCGCGGCGAACCTCGCGAAGGTCGCGTTGAAACGGGCGGCCACCCCGGCGCAGGTGGCGCTCGCGTGGCTCTTGCGCCGCTCGCCCGCGGTGCTCCCGATCCCGGGCACCGGGTCGCCGGAGCATTTGGAGGAGAACGTGGCCGCGGCGGGGCTGCGGCTCAGCGACGAGGAATACGAGACCCTGGCCCGACTCTAGGCGAAGGCGGTGGTGTCCGGCATGATCACGGCGCGCGGCCAACTCGCGGCCTCGCTCGACGAGCTGTGCGCGGCGCAGCCGTTCGAGACCGGCTGGTATTTCAAGGATCTGCGCGGCGGCGCGTCGGCGAACCGGCGGGGCGACGTGGTGGTACCGTCGGCGAGCACGCGCAAAATCTCGATACTGATGGCGGCGCTGCGGGACGTCCACGCCGGGCGCCTCGCGCTCGATCAGCGGATTGCGATCGAATCACGGTACCAGATCAGCGACAGCGGCTGCCTGCAGCACTTCCGCCCCGGCTCGACGCTCACGCTCCACGACTTTCTCGTCATGATGATCATCGTGAGCGACAACGTGTGCACCGGCACGATCGCCGACCTGGTCGGCCTCGACCGGATCAACGAGCTCTGCCGCTCGATCGGCATGGCCGGCACGACCCACCGCGCCGGCATCCCCACCGAAGACTACCCGCTGATGCCGCCCGGCCAGGTCCCGCCGCACGACGTGGGCCGCCTGAACGCGACCACCCCGGCGGACGTCGGGCATCTGCTCGAGGCCATCCTGCGCGGCACGGAGGACGAGGCCGCCGCGGACCGTCTCGGTTCCACGCCGGCGCTCTGCCGGTACGCGATCGATATCCTGAGCTGGCAGAATCTGATCGCCCGCCTGCCCGCGCTGCTGCCGACCGGGACCAAGGTGGCGCACAAGACCGGCACCGGGGGCAACGCCGTGTGCGACTGCGGCATCATCTTCCAGAACGACCGGCCGCTGTTCGTCCTGACCGTCTACACCTATCCCGTGCCGCGCGTGCTGGCGAACGGCGAACCGGGCAAGGCCGTCGCGACCGCGCACATCGCGCGGCTGAGCCGGACGTGTTGGGACGCTCTGGCCGCACCATCGTAACGTAGTCACCGCACCCCGTCACCGTGCCTTGCAGCGGCGCACGGTGTACGTGACCCAGAAGACGTTCCATGCGACCAGCATCATGCCGGCGACCGCCAGCCGCGCCACGTCGACGATGGGCTTCACCTTCGTCCCGTCGGGGCCGACCTCGAGCACCGCCACGGGCCTCACCGACACCCGTCCGCCGCCGCCCCCGCCCGCGCCGCTGGGGCCGGACTTTTCCCCGCCGCCGTCTTTCGCATCGCCGCGCCCGCCGCCGAACCCGAAGCCGAACGACACCTTCGCCACGGGAATGATCGTGCGGCCAGCGACCTGATACGGCTCGCCGAACACCGTCTTCACCGTGGCCCGCTCGTGGATCTCGCCGAACCGGTTCAGGATCTCCTCGAACATGATGGGCCTCCTCGGCGGCGCCGCGCGCCGCTCGCTTCCATAGTACGCCTCGAAACCGCGGCGCGAACGTCGCGGCGTTCCGAGCAGGTCAACGCAAGAAATATTCCGAACCGATCGAGGCACGTTTCGCATCAACGCACATACCGGAGGGTCCTGAATGACAGACAGGTCCGAGAGCAGTGGCGGCACCGTGGACGAGGCCGCGGTCCGGGAGTTGAGAGGACAGCTCGCCGGCGACGTCATCGTCCCGGACGACGACGGCTACGACGCCGCCCGCGCGGTGTGGAACGGGTACATCGACAGGCGGCCCCGCGTCGTCGTCCGGTGCCGGGGGGTCGCCGACGTTCTTGCCGCCGTCCGGTTTGCCCGGGCGCAGACCTTGCTAACGGCCGTTCGCGGCGGAGGGCACAACGTCGCCGGCTTCGGTACATGCGATGGAGGAATCGTGATCGACCTGGCTCCCATGAAGGGGGTGCGGGTGGACCCGGAGGCGCGGACGGCACGCGCGCAGCCGGGGCTTACCTGGGGCGAGTTCGACCGCGAAACGCAGGCCTTCGGCCTCGCGACGACCGGCGGGCTCGTGACCACAACCGGGATCGCGGGATTCACGCTCGGCGGCGGCATCGGATGGCTCATGCGAAAACACGGTCTCACCATCGACAATCTGATCTCCGCCGACGTCGTGACCGCGGACGGCCGGCTCGTGACCGCGAACGCCGCGAGCCATCCCGATCTCCTTTGGGCCCTGCGGGGCGGCGGCGGGAACTTCGGCATCGTGACCTCGTTCGAATACCGGCTCCATCCGGTGGGCCCCATCGTGGTGGGCGGCGCCGTCTTCCATCCGGCCGAGAAGGCCCGCGAGGTGCTGCGCTTCTACAACCGGTGGGTCGCCACGCTGCCGGACGAAATGACGTCCATGGCGGCGTTCATCACCGCCCCGCCCCTGCCGTTCATCCCGCAGTCGCTGCACGGAACGCCGATGCTCGCGGTCGCCGTGTGCTATGCGGGGCCCGTGGAGGACGGACAGCGGGTGGCGCAGCCGCTCGTCTCGTTCGGGCCGCCCGCGGTGGCGCACGTCGGGCCGGTGCCGTATACCATCCTCCAGGGCATGTTCGACGCCAGCGCGCCGCGCGGGATCCATTCGTACTGGAAGACGCACTATGTGGCGGACCTCTCGGACGCCGCGATCGACGCGCTGACCGCGGAGACCGCGAAGATGCGTCCGCTGTCGCCGTTTACGACGCTCCACATCCACCATCTCGAGGGCGCGGTGAGCCGCGTGAATCCCGATGCGACCGCTTTCCGGCACCGCGCACCGCGCTACGCGATGAACGTCGTCGGTCTATGGACCGCCGCCGAACCGGCGGAGCCGCACATCGCGTGGGTGCGCCGGACGTTTGACGCCGTGCAGCCGTTTGCCACGGGCGCCCCGTACCTCAACTTTCTCGGCGACGAGGGGGCCGATCGTGTGCGCGCGGCGTACGGGTCCGAGACCTACGATCGGCTGGCGAAGATCAAGGAACGGTACGATCCGGCGAACTTCTTCCGGGTGAACCAGAACATCCGGCCCGCGGCGCCGGCGCGCGCGTAAGCAGCCCAGGAAGTTCTTGACACCGGGCCGTCCGCGGCCTATCTTATTGGTAACCGAATGGTTACCAATCAGCGGACCCCTCGTGATGTCGTGTTTCGGGCGCTGGCCGACCCGACCCGCCGGAGAATCCTCGGCCTCCTGCGCGGCGGCCGCCGGACGGTCGGGGAGCTCGCGGGGCATTTTCGGACGAGCCGGCCTGCGATCTCGAAGCACCTGCGGGTGCTGCGCTCCGCGGGCCTGGTGGTCACCCGCCGGGACGGTACCGCGCGGATCTGTCAGTTGAACGCCGCACCGCTGCGCACGGTCGGCGCGTGGCTCCAGGACTATCAGGCGTTCTGGGGCGAGAGGCTCCGCAATCTCAAGCAGTACGTGGAGGAGACGCGATGAGTGCAACGCGGGCAGACGACACCATCGTCGAGGAAATCACGATCAAGGCGCCGGCGGACCGGATCTTCGAGGCGCTGACCAACCCCGAGGAATGCATGAAATGGTGGGGGTACAAAGGGCAGTTTGAAACGACGCACATAGAGTCCGACCTCCGCCCCGGCGGCCGGCGGGTGATGCGCGGCACCGGCATGGGCGGGCGGCCGTTCACCGTCACCGGCGTGTACCGCGAGATCGAGCGACCGCGCCTCCTCGTCTTCACGTGGCGTCCCGACTGGCAGGGAGACGACACCGAGAGCGTGGTGCGCTGGGATCTGGAAGAAAAGGCCGGGGTCACGACGGTTCGTGTGACCCACTCGGGGCTTGCGACCGAGAGCTCGCGCACCAGTCATCGCGGCTGGCCGAACATCCTCACCTGGCTGCGGTCGCACGTCGAACGCGCGGGGTAGCACACATGAAGGCAGCGAGAGAACCATCCGTAAGAGGCCGCGGCGGCTACGGCGCCGTCACGGGCCACAGCACGAGCGCGTTCGCGATCTCCCGGCCGGGTCGCACGAGGTAGTTGCCGGCGCAGATGAGACTGCTCGAGGCGTTGTCGTCGAGATTCATCGCGTCCCACGCGCCGAGGCGCCGCGCTGCCTCGGCGGCCTCCGGGATCGTGGCGCCGCTCACGACGGCGAGCAGGACCTGCCGGTCCGACGTGTAGCCGATCAGCGAACGCGTGCCGCGGTATGCGGTAATTTTGGGATCGTGGAAGCCCTCGGCCACGGCGTCGGAAACGACGGCGCCGTGGTCGACCAGCCTCGGCCCGGCGCCCAGGCTGAAGCGGGTGCGAAGCGGCTCGCCGTCCTGCACGGCGCGGTAGTCGATGCGCTGCCCGATCCGGAACTTCCAGCCGAGGACGCCCACCTCCCGGCCCATCAGCGCCAGCACGAAGCCGTCCTCGGGAATGGGGGCGTCGCGGTACTGCTCGATCGAGACCACCCAGCCGCGGTGGGCCGTGATCGCAAGATCGGCCCGGAACCCGAGGCTCGGACCGCGGTCCCGTGTATAGATGAAGGCGCCGGTCGCGGCCGTCGGGGTTTGGTTGAGATTGTAGGCGTACCAGTTGTCCGGGTAACTCTCGCGGCCGTCGAGGGAGCCTCGGATCTGCAGGCGGTCACGGGCCATCCGCATGCCGCCGTTGTCGAAGACGTCGAGCCGGGTGCCGAAGTCGCCGAGGTGCAGGAGCCGCCCGTTGACGACGAGCGTGCCGTAGGGCTCACGCGTCTCGCCGGCGTACGCGGCGAAGAAGGTTCCGTTGATGGCGCAGGCCGCGCCGGACGACTGCGCGATCGAGGCGAGCCACGCGTTGTCGCCGACGCGGCTGCCGGCGAGCGCCACGCCGAGGCGGTAGCGCGACAACGGCGCGTGGACCACGATCGCGGGCAGCGCCCGGCCGCCCACGCTGACGGACGTGCGATCGTAAGGCGCGGGGAGCGCGGGCGCGGCGCCCGGCAGGACGGCGACGATCGCAATTGTCAGCGCAACGGCGGCGCCTCGCGCGTGCGGCGCGAGGCGCCCGAAGATAGTAACGTGGTCAGGCCGGCGCGAGCCGGCACGTTCCCTCCGAATTGTGCGCTCCCCCCGTTCCCTTACTGCCTGATGCTTGTTATGCCCGCCTGGGCCTGATGTCGGCCCCCGGCGGCCGGTCCGAGGACTCGCTCAGGACTCTCTGACGCGCGCCGCCGTGATCGCGTCCGCCAGCGAGTCGAACACCGGCAGCGCGGAGGCGATGTCCATCGCCGCGAGCACCGGACGCATCGGCGCCTCCGGGCCGACGACCAGCAGCAGCATGCACCGCATCGTCGCCAGCCGCTGTCCCGTCTGCAGCAGCGCCCGCAGGCCCTGGCTGTCGAAGTAACGCACCGGCGTCAGCGACAGCACCACCGCGCCGCGCCGGGCCTGCCCGCAGGCGTCCTGGACCATCGCCTTGAAGCGGCCGACGTTGTCGAGATCTACGTCGCCGGAGAGCTCGACCACCGGCACGCCGTCCACGACGCGCGTCCTCCAGTTCTGCCAATCCCCGGCCGCCCGGCCGGACCGGGACGCGCTTCCTACACGACGCACGATCGGCGCCGAGGGTTCCTTGGGAAGGGCCTGCGTGGGCGCGGACTCCGCGCCGGGCGCGCCCGTCGTTTT is a genomic window of bacterium containing:
- a CDS encoding SRPBCC domain-containing protein; this translates as MSATRADDTIVEEITIKAPADRIFEALTNPEECMKWWGYKGQFETTHIESDLRPGGRRVMRGTGMGGRPFTVTGVYREIERPRLLVFTWRPDWQGDDTESVVRWDLEEKAGVTTVRVTHSGLATESSRTSHRGWPNILTWLRSHVERAG
- a CDS encoding beta-propeller fold lactonase family protein, yielding MPTVVYVANADSREIFVAHLDNATGAVDVIQRAPVPGVVMPLAISPDRRFLYACLRSEPFSAATLRIDPATGALSLLATAPLPDNMAYLAVDRTGRFLFGASYSGDKISVNPIGRDGLVGAAPLQILATDRHPHSIMTDPSNSHLFVPCLGGDVILQYTFDSTTGRLTPSAPRAAEAAPKAGPRHLVFHPNRRFAYCTNELDATVAAYRLDEAAGTLGPIGAWSLLPSGHRGGAPFAAADIHITPDGRRLYASERASNTLSGFRIAAETGALAPAGNVPTEDKPRGFNVDPRGRYLLAVGQASNQMTCYAIDPDTGALAPRHRYPMGENPNWVEILDLP
- a CDS encoding VOC family protein; this encodes MQKITPFLWFDDQAEEAARFYTSVFKNSKLGNVSRYGDAGPGPKGRVMVAQFQLEGQDFLALNGGPQFKFTEAVSFVVNCETQDEVDYFWEKLSEGGRTSQCGWLKDKFGLSWQIVPTAIGSLLGGKDPAKSQRAMQAMLQMSKIDIAALQRAYDQG
- a CDS encoding FAD-binding oxidoreductase, with protein sequence MTDRSESSGGTVDEAAVRELRGQLAGDVIVPDDDGYDAARAVWNGYIDRRPRVVVRCRGVADVLAAVRFARAQTLLTAVRGGGHNVAGFGTCDGGIVIDLAPMKGVRVDPEARTARAQPGLTWGEFDRETQAFGLATTGGLVTTTGIAGFTLGGGIGWLMRKHGLTIDNLISADVVTADGRLVTANAASHPDLLWALRGGGGNFGIVTSFEYRLHPVGPIVVGGAVFHPAEKAREVLRFYNRWVATLPDEMTSMAAFITAPPLPFIPQSLHGTPMLAVAVCYAGPVEDGQRVAQPLVSFGPPAVAHVGPVPYTILQGMFDASAPRGIHSYWKTHYVADLSDAAIDALTAETAKMRPLSPFTTLHIHHLEGAVSRVNPDATAFRHRAPRYAMNVVGLWTAAEPAEPHIAWVRRTFDAVQPFATGAPYLNFLGDEGADRVRAAYGSETYDRLAKIKERYDPANFFRVNQNIRPAAPARA
- a CDS encoding spore germination protein GerW family protein gives rise to the protein MFEEILNRFGEIHERATVKTVFGEPYQVAGRTIIPVAKVSFGFGFGGGRGDAKDGGGEKSGPSGAGGGGGGRVSVRPVAVLEVGPDGTKVKPIVDVARLAVAGMMLVAWNVFWVTYTVRRCKAR
- a CDS encoding serine hydrolase; this translates as MITARGQLAASLDELCAAQPFETGWYFKDLRGGASANRRGDVVVPSASTRKISILMAALRDVHAGRLALDQRIAIESRYQISDSGCLQHFRPGSTLTLHDFLVMMIIVSDNVCTGTIADLVGLDRINELCRSIGMAGTTHRAGIPTEDYPLMPPGQVPPHDVGRLNATTPADVGHLLEAILRGTEDEAAADRLGSTPALCRYAIDILSWQNLIARLPALLPTGTKVAHKTGTGGNAVCDCGIIFQNDRPLFVLTVYTYPVPRVLANGEPGKAVATAHIARLSRTCWDALAAPS
- a CDS encoding phosphodiester glycosidase family protein, yielding MGGRALPAIVVHAPLSRYRLGVALAGSRVGDNAWLASIAQSSGAACAINGTFFAAYAGETREPYGTLVVNGRLLHLGDFGTRLDVFDNGGMRMARDRLQIRGSLDGRESYPDNWYAYNLNQTPTAATGAFIYTRDRGPSLGFRADLAITAHRGWVVSIEQYRDAPIPEDGFVLALMGREVGVLGWKFRIGQRIDYRAVQDGEPLRTRFSLGAGPRLVDHGAVVSDAVAEGFHDPKITAYRGTRSLIGYTSDRQVLLAVVSGATIPEAAEAARRLGAWDAMNLDDNASSSLICAGNYLVRPGREIANALVLWPVTAP
- a CDS encoding aldo/keto reductase; its protein translation is MPDPVPPVPTAAAAGTTVLGGDLRVARLGFGALRILGRGGLGPPRDRARALGVLRRAVDLGITLIDTADSYGPGVSEELIAEALHPYPAGLVIATKAGFIRPGGAWVARGRPAHLREALEGSLRRLRLERIDLYQLHTVDPKVPIEESVGTLAEMQAQGKIRHIGVSNVSVEELRRAQAVARIVSVQNEYSLAERESDDVVDVCAREGLAFLPWAPLAAARRGGKTLAANLAKVALKRAATPAQVALAWLLRRSPAVLPIPGTGSPEHLEENVAAAGLRLSDEEYETLARL
- a CDS encoding metalloregulator ArsR/SmtB family transcription factor — protein: MFRALADPTRRRILGLLRGGRRTVGELAGHFRTSRPAISKHLRVLRSAGLVVTRRDGTARICQLNAAPLRTVGAWLQDYQAFWGERLRNLKQYVEETR
- a CDS encoding membrane dipeptidase, which codes for MLIVDSHLDLALNALQGNRDLLESAYTVRVLERSMRGPGRAQGTVGFPEMRRGRVALCITTVLARSTGRPEPHIDYPTPAQAHGIAKGHLAYYHALERQGHLRIVRDAAQLDAHMAEWRDWDTRRPGDEDGATPPLGAVITMESADPVLEPATLGEWWNGGLRLLGPAHFGPGRYAGGTGCEDGLTDLGPALLAEMARLGIALDVSHFSDRAFWEALSKYDGPVHASHNNCRALNPHQRQLTDEQIRAVVERGGVIGIVPGCWQLKPGWRNGDSNEGVSLADVVPHIDRICEIAGNARHAGIGSDLDGGVGREGFAHDLDTIADLQKIAGLLAGRGYSADDVAAIMHGNWCGFLRRAWTPSSRGGAAGAAERR
- a CDS encoding thiamine pyrophosphate-binding protein; translated protein: MTLRGAHLALRCLKLEGVRRLFTIVGDTILPLCDAAVDEGLELVDTRHEAAALHMADAWTRVTGEPAVALVTGGPGFANAISALPPIHASESPVILLAGCGELAERGMYGFQEIDQVGLAAPATKGSWMVLDRRRIPDMVATAFRTALEGHRGPVHLTIPIDIQEEPITDADLPKYSPREYRHAGRAQGDPALVGDAVAILRGAERPVVIAANAARPSVSRRSLTEFIEETGLPCFTVDQARGLLSDDHPLCFGYADPALNEAARHFREADAVLLLGKRLDHRYRYGMPPFFHPAAKLIQADPSPAEIGRNRGVHVGIAGDLGAIVEQMTAAAAGGRWNSAAAWRQQLAKTRDAQRRRFEALGTDEAPLHAMRVLRDVDAVTNDNTVLVVDGGDFAGWGRSYLKARNPGGWLRLGPLGQLGCGIPYAIAAKLARPEADVLLLIGDGSFGFYGIEYDTAVRHGAAFTAVMGHDALWGIDRNFQLAYYGRAVGTELRPARYDKMVDALGGYGEHVEEAAGVAPAIRRARESGKASLVSVAIRNTPCPLADAMMARKGARPSAR